A portion of the Stella humosa genome contains these proteins:
- a CDS encoding ABC transporter ATP-binding protein — MSATRADAAPLLPAPLLSVTDLTVSAGDRPVVDRVSFSVQPGEIMALVGESGSGKTMAARSVLDLLPPGVRRTGGRIVFDGRDLTALPPAAMRGLRGPGIGMVFQEPMVSLNPALTIGSQLSEGLELHRKLSKDEVRRLCRQMLERVQISDPDRCLGAFPHEFSGGMRQRIMLAAVMLLQPKLLLADEPTTALDTLTQREVLDLMVELTRDNGTAVILITHNLGLVGRYAANAVVMERGRVVEAGTSRDILLRPQQPYTQTLVGALPRRGPARPVPAEAKPIVSVRDLEVLFPGRKRLFSTGRPVHAVKGVSLDIRPGEVLAVVGGSGSGKTTLGRAILGLIPAKAGRIHFAGTDIAASDAAAMRRFRLACQLVFQDPYSSLDPRMRVGPIVAEPLRHAEGMDGRAKAARVAEVLEEVGLAGFADRHPHALSGGQRQRVAIARALVRRPAFVVADEPVSALDMTIQQQVLSLLQRLQAQHGFACLFISHDLAAVAQIADRVAVMEHGLVVETGTRDEIFDHPKHPYTKALLEASPRIDDLAA, encoded by the coding sequence ATGAGCGCAACCCGGGCGGATGCCGCCCCACTTCTGCCCGCTCCCCTTCTGTCGGTCACCGACCTCACTGTCTCGGCCGGCGATCGGCCGGTGGTCGACCGGGTGTCCTTTTCGGTCCAGCCGGGCGAGATCATGGCGCTGGTCGGCGAATCCGGCAGCGGCAAGACGATGGCCGCCCGCTCGGTGCTGGACCTGCTGCCGCCCGGCGTGCGGCGCACCGGCGGGCGTATCGTCTTCGACGGCCGCGACCTGACGGCCCTGCCGCCGGCGGCCATGCGCGGCCTGCGCGGACCCGGCATCGGCATGGTCTTCCAGGAGCCGATGGTGTCGCTGAACCCGGCGCTCACCATCGGCTCGCAGCTCTCCGAAGGGCTGGAGCTGCATCGCAAGCTGTCGAAGGACGAGGTCCGCCGCCTCTGCCGCCAGATGCTGGAGCGGGTGCAGATCAGCGATCCCGACCGCTGCCTCGGCGCCTTCCCGCACGAGTTCTCGGGCGGCATGCGCCAGCGCATCATGCTGGCGGCCGTCATGCTGCTGCAGCCCAAGCTGCTGCTGGCCGACGAGCCGACTACCGCTCTCGACACGCTGACCCAGCGCGAGGTGCTGGACCTGATGGTCGAGCTGACGCGCGACAACGGCACCGCCGTCATCCTCATCACCCACAATCTGGGCCTGGTCGGGCGCTATGCCGCCAACGCCGTGGTGATGGAGCGGGGCCGGGTCGTCGAGGCCGGCACTTCGCGCGACATCCTGCTCCGCCCGCAGCAGCCCTATACCCAGACGCTGGTGGGCGCGCTGCCGCGCCGCGGCCCCGCCCGCCCTGTGCCGGCCGAAGCCAAGCCGATCGTCTCGGTCCGCGACCTCGAGGTGCTGTTCCCCGGCCGCAAGCGGCTCTTTTCCACCGGCCGCCCGGTGCATGCGGTGAAGGGTGTCAGCCTCGACATCCGCCCGGGCGAGGTGCTGGCCGTCGTCGGCGGCTCGGGCTCGGGCAAGACGACGCTGGGCCGCGCCATCCTGGGGTTGATCCCGGCCAAGGCGGGGCGCATCCATTTCGCCGGCACCGACATCGCCGCCAGCGATGCCGCCGCCATGCGCCGCTTCCGCCTGGCCTGCCAGCTCGTCTTCCAGGACCCCTATTCCTCGCTCGACCCCCGCATGCGCGTCGGCCCGATCGTGGCCGAGCCGCTGCGCCATGCCGAGGGCATGGACGGCCGGGCCAAGGCCGCCCGCGTGGCCGAGGTGCTGGAGGAGGTGGGCCTGGCCGGCTTCGCCGATCGCCACCCGCACGCGCTCTCGGGCGGGCAGCGCCAGCGCGTCGCGATCGCCCGCGCCCTGGTCCGCCGCCCGGCCTTCGTCGTCGCCGATGAGCCGGTGTCGGCGCTCGACATGACCATCCAGCAGCAGGTGCTGTCGCTGCTCCAGCGCCTTCAGGCCCAGCACGGCTTCGCCTGCCTGTTCATCTCCCACGACCTGGCGGCCGTAGCCCAGATCGCCGACCGCGTGGCCGTGATGGAACATGGGCTGGTGGTGGAGACCGGCACCCGCGACGAGATCTTCGACCACCCGAAGCACCCCTACACCAAGGCCCTGCTCGAGGCCTCGCCCCGGATCGACGACCTGGCGGCATGA
- a CDS encoding helix-turn-helix domain-containing protein, translating to MAALAARAGLSVGMLSKIENGRTSPSLATIQRLADALGVPVSAFLRSYDEQRDAVYVPAGQGLAIERRGTRAGHQYQLLGHGIGKRVAVEPYLITLTEKSEVFPVFQHAGQEFIHMLAGEVVYRHGVKAWLLRPGDSLLFDADAPHGPEELRRLPIRFLSILVSEREER from the coding sequence GTGGCGGCGTTGGCCGCCCGCGCCGGCCTGTCGGTCGGCATGCTGTCGAAGATCGAGAACGGCCGCACTTCGCCATCGCTGGCCACCATCCAGCGCCTGGCCGATGCGCTGGGCGTACCGGTCAGCGCGTTCCTGCGCTCCTACGACGAGCAGCGCGACGCGGTCTATGTCCCGGCCGGCCAGGGCCTGGCGATCGAGCGCCGCGGCACCCGCGCCGGCCACCAGTACCAGCTTCTCGGCCACGGCATCGGCAAGCGCGTTGCGGTCGAGCCCTACCTCATCACCCTGACCGAGAAGTCCGAGGTCTTCCCGGTCTTCCAGCATGCCGGGCAGGAATTCATCCACATGCTGGCGGGCGAGGTCGTCTATCGCCACGGCGTCAAGGCCTGGCTGCTGCGACCCGGCGACTCCCTGCTGTTCGACGCCGACGCCCCGCACGGGCCGGAGGAACTGCGCCGCCTGCCGATCCGCTTCCTGTCGATCCTGGTGTCGGAGCGGGAGGAGCGCTAG
- a CDS encoding class II glutamine amidotransferase has product MCGIVGLFLKNAALRPDLGRLLARMLVEMGDRGPDSAGFAVYRRPAPEGSVKMTLFHPDPAHDWAGLAAGFALALECSASAERRGSHAVLTASVEEAPARAWIAARHAEVRVMGFGRRIEVFKDMGGPEEVARRFDLAGMDGTHALGHTRMATESAVTTEHSHPFAVGSELCLVHNGSLSNHNRLRRNLARAGIRFDTDNDSEVAAGYFAHRLQQGDSLADAMRAGLDDLDGFYTFAVGTRDGFAVLRDPVACKPAILAETDDWVAMGSEWKAIAPLPGAAGARVWEPEPATVYAWGAA; this is encoded by the coding sequence ATGTGTGGAATCGTCGGACTGTTCCTGAAGAACGCGGCGCTGCGGCCCGACCTGGGTCGGCTGCTGGCGCGCATGTTGGTCGAGATGGGCGATCGCGGGCCGGACAGCGCGGGGTTCGCGGTGTATCGGCGGCCGGCGCCGGAAGGGTCGGTGAAGATGACCCTGTTCCATCCCGACCCGGCCCATGACTGGGCGGGCTTGGCGGCCGGCTTCGCGCTGGCGCTCGAATGCAGCGCCTCGGCCGAGCGGCGCGGCAGCCATGCGGTGCTGACGGCCTCGGTCGAGGAGGCGCCGGCGCGGGCCTGGATCGCCGCCCGCCATGCGGAAGTGCGGGTGATGGGCTTCGGCCGCCGCATCGAGGTCTTCAAGGACATGGGCGGACCGGAGGAGGTCGCCCGGCGCTTCGATCTGGCCGGCATGGACGGGACCCACGCGTTGGGCCACACCCGCATGGCGACCGAGAGCGCCGTCACGACCGAGCATTCCCACCCCTTCGCCGTCGGGTCGGAACTGTGCCTGGTCCATAACGGCTCGCTGTCGAACCACAACCGGCTGCGCCGCAACCTCGCCCGCGCCGGCATCCGCTTCGACACCGACAACGACAGCGAGGTTGCCGCCGGCTACTTCGCCCACCGCCTGCAGCAGGGGGATTCCCTGGCCGACGCGATGCGGGCGGGCCTGGACGACCTCGACGGCTTCTACACCTTCGCCGTCGGCACCCGCGACGGCTTCGCCGTGCTGCGCGACCCCGTCGCCTGCAAGCCGGCGATCCTGGCGGAGACCGACGACTGGGTCGCCATGGGCTCGGAATGGAAGGCGATCGCGCCCCTGCCGGGTGCGGCGGGCGCGCGCGTCTGGGAGCCGGAGCCCGCCACCGTCTATGCCTGGGGTGCCGCGTGA
- a CDS encoding protein glxC: protein MITVDLEAATVRELNQRLHDLPPDTNETAWTIVNPGGRHALLAGLTQPVSITVEGHVGYYCAGMNEAADIVIDGHAGVGVAENIMSGTVRVRGNASQAAGASGHGGLLVVEGDASARCGISMKGVDIVVGGSVGHMSAFMAQAGRLVVCGDAGGDLGDSLYEAVIYVQGQVASLGADCEEQPMEDADRAAVADLLARAGIAGDPARFRRYGSARRLYHFHVDHADAY, encoded by the coding sequence GTGATCACCGTCGACCTGGAGGCGGCCACCGTCCGCGAACTAAACCAGCGCCTGCACGACCTGCCCCCCGACACCAACGAGACGGCCTGGACCATCGTCAATCCCGGCGGCCGCCATGCCCTGCTGGCGGGCCTGACCCAGCCGGTCTCGATCACCGTCGAGGGGCATGTCGGTTACTACTGCGCCGGGATGAACGAGGCGGCCGACATCGTCATCGACGGCCATGCCGGCGTCGGCGTGGCCGAGAACATCATGTCGGGCACCGTGCGCGTGCGCGGCAACGCCTCGCAGGCAGCCGGTGCGTCGGGCCATGGCGGGCTGCTGGTGGTCGAGGGCGATGCCAGTGCCCGCTGCGGCATCTCGATGAAGGGCGTCGACATCGTCGTCGGCGGCTCGGTCGGCCATATGAGTGCGTTCATGGCCCAGGCCGGGCGCCTCGTCGTCTGCGGCGATGCCGGCGGCGACCTGGGCGATTCGCTCTACGAGGCCGTCATCTACGTCCAGGGCCAGGTCGCCAGCCTGGGTGCGGACTGCGAGGAGCAGCCGATGGAGGACGCCGACCGGGCGGCGGTGGCCGACCTCCTGGCGCGGGCCGGCATCGCGGGCGACCCTGCCCGCTTCCGCCGCTACGGGTCGGCCCGCCGCCTCTATCATTTCCACGTCGATCACGCCGACGCCTACTGA
- a CDS encoding FMN-binding glutamate synthase family protein → MDGRPPLRYSAAFPPETIHEIQRAAAEGIYEIRGFGAKRRLPSFDDLVLLGASISRYPLEGYREKCATDVVIGARFAKKPIHLKIPVTIAGMSFGALSATAKTALGRAATAMGTTTTTGDGGMTDEEREASSLLVYQVLPSRYGLNPRDLRRCDAIEVVVGQGAKPGGGGMLLGQKITERIAGMRVLPAGIDQRSACRHPDWTGPDDLAIKIQELREITDWQKPIYVKVAAARPRYDVQLSVKSGADAIVLDGMQGGTGATQDVFIENVGIPTLPALREAVEALQELDMHRKVPLIVSGGIRSGADVAKALAMGADAVSIGTAALIALDCNRPIHVGDYAALGTAPGACHHCQTGRCPVGIATQDPALEARLDVDAAARRVRNFLSTMVLEAQTLARACGKSHLHNLEPEDLAALTVEAAAMAGVPLAGTSWIPGR, encoded by the coding sequence ATGGACGGCCGTCCCCCCCTGCGCTACTCCGCCGCCTTCCCGCCGGAGACGATCCACGAGATCCAGCGCGCCGCCGCCGAGGGCATCTACGAGATCCGCGGCTTCGGCGCCAAGCGCCGGCTGCCGAGTTTCGACGACCTGGTGCTGCTGGGTGCCTCCATCTCGCGCTACCCGCTCGAGGGCTACCGCGAGAAATGCGCGACCGATGTCGTCATCGGCGCCCGTTTCGCCAAGAAGCCGATCCACCTGAAGATCCCGGTCACCATCGCCGGCATGAGCTTCGGCGCGCTCTCGGCCACCGCCAAGACGGCACTCGGCCGGGCGGCGACCGCGATGGGCACGACGACGACGACCGGCGATGGCGGCATGACCGACGAGGAGCGCGAGGCATCGAGCCTGCTCGTCTATCAGGTGCTGCCGTCGCGCTATGGGCTGAACCCGCGCGACCTGCGTCGGTGCGACGCGATCGAGGTGGTGGTGGGCCAGGGCGCGAAGCCCGGCGGCGGCGGCATGCTGCTGGGGCAGAAGATCACCGAGCGCATCGCCGGCATGCGCGTGCTGCCGGCCGGCATCGACCAGCGCAGCGCCTGCCGCCACCCGGACTGGACCGGCCCCGACGACCTCGCCATCAAGATCCAGGAACTGCGCGAGATCACCGACTGGCAGAAGCCGATCTATGTGAAGGTGGCGGCCGCCCGGCCGCGCTACGACGTGCAGCTTTCCGTGAAGTCGGGCGCGGACGCCATCGTGCTGGACGGCATGCAGGGCGGCACCGGCGCCACCCAGGACGTCTTCATCGAGAATGTCGGCATCCCGACGCTGCCCGCCCTGCGCGAGGCGGTCGAGGCGCTCCAGGAACTGGACATGCACCGCAAGGTGCCGCTCATCGTCTCGGGCGGCATCCGCTCGGGCGCGGACGTGGCCAAGGCGCTGGCGATGGGGGCGGATGCCGTCTCGATCGGCACGGCGGCGCTCATCGCGCTCGACTGCAACCGACCGATCCATGTCGGCGACTATGCGGCACTGGGCACCGCGCCCGGCGCCTGCCACCATTGCCAGACGGGCCGCTGCCCGGTCGGCATCGCCACCCAGGACCCGGCGCTGGAGGCGCGCCTCGACGTCGATGCCGCCGCCCGGCGCGTGCGCAATTTCCTGTCGACCATGGTGCTGGAAGCGCAGACCCTGGCCCGGGCGTGCGGCAAGTCGCACCTGCACAATCTGGAGCCGGAGGACCTGGCGGCGCTGACGGTGGAGGCTGCCGCCATGGCCGGCGTGCCGCTGGCCGGCACGAGCTGGATTCCCGGCCGCTAG
- the glnT gene encoding type III glutamate--ammonia ligase codes for MAKAPKAEKTSDLAAIARERGIAYFLIAYVDLFGATRAKLVPASAIGGMQKAGAGFAGFATHLDLSPADADMFAVPDPASLMVLPWKKEVAWLAADLWMGGAPVPQAPRVLLKRLIAEAAAKGWRMRTGVECEFFLLSPDGSAIGDTGDQADKPCYDQQALMRRFDIIRTICDGMAELGWGPYQNDHEDANGQFEMNWEYDDALVTADRHVFFKFMARSIAEAHGQRATFMPKPFPHLTGSGCHAHVSLWDKAGARNLFEDAGGELGLSPLAYQFMAGVLHHAGDLCALFAPTVNSYKRLNAPNTRSGATWSPNTITYGGNNRTHMVRIPEAGRFELRLMDAAVNPYLGQAAILAAGLEGIAAGRDPGRRLDIDMYRDSHKAKGVRRLPLYLLDAIRLFEKSAFTRAAFGADVVASYAKLKMAEWDDFSRTMSEWERRNTLDA; via the coding sequence ATGGCCAAGGCACCGAAGGCAGAGAAGACGAGCGACCTGGCGGCGATCGCGCGCGAACGTGGCATTGCCTATTTCCTCATCGCCTATGTCGATCTCTTCGGCGCCACGCGGGCCAAGCTGGTGCCGGCCTCGGCGATCGGCGGCATGCAGAAGGCAGGGGCCGGCTTTGCCGGCTTTGCCACCCACCTCGACCTGTCGCCGGCCGATGCCGACATGTTCGCCGTGCCTGATCCGGCCAGCCTGATGGTGCTGCCCTGGAAGAAGGAGGTGGCCTGGCTGGCGGCCGACCTGTGGATGGGCGGCGCCCCGGTGCCCCAGGCCCCCCGGGTGCTTCTGAAGCGCTTGATCGCCGAGGCCGCGGCCAAGGGCTGGCGCATGCGCACGGGCGTGGAGTGCGAGTTCTTCCTGCTGTCGCCGGATGGCTCGGCCATCGGCGACACCGGCGACCAAGCCGACAAGCCCTGCTACGACCAGCAGGCCCTGATGCGTCGCTTCGACATCATCCGCACCATCTGCGACGGCATGGCCGAGCTGGGCTGGGGGCCGTACCAGAACGACCACGAGGACGCCAACGGCCAGTTCGAGATGAACTGGGAGTATGACGACGCGCTGGTGACGGCCGACCGGCACGTCTTCTTCAAGTTCATGGCGCGCTCGATCGCCGAGGCGCATGGCCAGCGTGCCACCTTCATGCCCAAGCCCTTCCCGCACCTGACCGGGTCGGGCTGCCATGCCCATGTCTCGCTGTGGGACAAGGCGGGCGCCCGGAACCTGTTCGAGGATGCCGGGGGCGAGCTCGGCCTGTCGCCGCTGGCCTACCAGTTCATGGCGGGCGTCCTGCACCATGCGGGCGACCTGTGCGCGCTCTTCGCGCCGACCGTGAACAGCTACAAGCGGCTGAACGCCCCCAACACGCGCTCGGGCGCCACCTGGTCGCCCAACACCATCACCTACGGCGGCAACAACCGCACCCACATGGTCCGCATCCCGGAGGCCGGGCGGTTCGAGCTGCGGTTGATGGATGCGGCCGTGAACCCGTATCTGGGGCAGGCGGCGATCCTGGCCGCGGGGCTGGAGGGCATCGCCGCCGGCCGCGACCCGGGCCGCCGGCTCGACATCGACATGTATCGCGACAGCCACAAGGCCAAGGGCGTCCGCCGGCTGCCGCTCTATCTGCTGGATGCCATCCGCCTGTTCGAGAAGAGCGCCTTCACGCGGGCGGCCTTCGGCGCCGACGTCGTCGCCAGCTATGCCAAGCTGAAGATGGCGGAATGGGACGATTTCTCGCGCACCATGTCGGAGTGGGAGCGGCGCAACACGCTCGACGCCTGA
- a CDS encoding TauD/TfdA family dioxygenase — MAIAARQMIPGPVAWYGKDLQASNAWVRKLSDGQIATIEAALAAVDRAGIPTLSIRREDFPLPGFEPFIADLRQELESGLGAVRISGLPVASYSLDDMRRIFWGFGTHMGTAVHQNSRGELIGEVRDESGDAQPTYVEPVAGRVKSSRARARSNGPLRFHTDRCDVIALLCAQNSIEGGVSKLASIATIHNEMLKRRPDLLEELFQDFYRSRPEDEDGLHTQPWFKLPVFGMIDGWLTSQYSRTYVEQAQEFPDVPRVTPAQVAAMDLLAELAEENCLYAPFVEGDMQFLNNHVVYHGRTAYEDDRTTGRARRLMRLWLSMPGNRPLPPGFEVLWGSTAPNSLRGGVAVQRVSAAA, encoded by the coding sequence ATGGCAATAGCGGCACGGCAGATGATTCCCGGCCCCGTGGCCTGGTACGGCAAGGATCTCCAGGCATCGAACGCCTGGGTGCGCAAGCTGTCCGACGGGCAGATCGCCACCATTGAGGCGGCACTCGCCGCCGTCGACCGCGCCGGCATCCCCACCCTGTCGATCCGACGCGAGGATTTTCCGCTGCCGGGCTTCGAGCCCTTCATCGCCGACCTGCGGCAGGAGTTGGAATCCGGCCTGGGCGCGGTGCGCATCTCGGGCCTGCCGGTGGCCAGCTATTCGCTGGACGACATGCGGCGGATCTTCTGGGGCTTCGGCACCCACATGGGCACGGCCGTCCACCAGAATTCCCGCGGCGAGTTGATCGGCGAGGTCCGTGACGAATCGGGCGACGCCCAGCCGACCTATGTCGAGCCGGTGGCCGGCCGCGTGAAGTCGAGCCGGGCGCGCGCCCGCTCCAATGGCCCCTTGCGCTTCCACACCGATCGCTGCGACGTGATCGCGCTGCTCTGCGCCCAGAACAGCATCGAGGGCGGCGTCAGCAAGCTGGCCAGCATCGCCACCATCCACAACGAGATGCTGAAGCGCCGGCCGGACCTGCTGGAGGAGCTGTTCCAGGACTTCTACCGCTCGCGGCCCGAGGACGAGGACGGGCTGCACACGCAGCCCTGGTTCAAGCTGCCGGTGTTCGGCATGATCGACGGCTGGCTGACCAGCCAGTATTCGCGCACCTATGTCGAGCAGGCGCAGGAGTTCCCCGACGTGCCGCGGGTGACGCCGGCCCAGGTCGCCGCCATGGACCTGCTGGCCGAGCTGGCCGAGGAGAACTGCCTCTACGCGCCCTTCGTCGAGGGCGACATGCAGTTCCTCAACAACCATGTCGTCTATCACGGCCGCACCGCCTACGAGGACGACCGCACCACCGGCCGTGCCCGCCGCCTGATGCGGCTGTGGCTGTCGATGCCGGGCAACCGCCCCCTGCCCCCCGGGTTCGAGGTGTTGTGGGGCTCGACCGCGCCCAATTCCCTGCGTGGCGGCGTCGCCGTCCAGCGCGTTTCCGCCGCCGCCTGA
- a CDS encoding extracellular solute-binding protein has product MGPISRSTLLRTVLGAAMSTALAGGAAAQGTNKTVYFLTWGGTVQQTLEKEGWGKKFTEATGYTVQLVPKATGPEIIAAAVAQKDKPQVDVVQSDLLPFLAGNDQGIFVPLDEKDIPNIAKLAPVARINANAIMTYGDVMSIIYNHEVFAQKKWAEPKADWAELMRPEFKGGLVLPPVNTTYGLYVLITLARVHGGSEHQIGPGMDALKKLAPGVIEWPTTFARMGQFLQDGTASVGFYSSSSAAEMAKRGIPVKYVVPKPLFFTGTAAGIMKNAPNPEGAKAFLNWWLSKEVMSFRAERYGNVTMNTEVTNNPIPVAALNDMQRIDYAHVNASRAEWIKTFEREVLPLK; this is encoded by the coding sequence ATGGGTCCGATCAGCCGCTCCACCCTGCTGCGCACCGTCCTGGGGGCGGCCATGTCCACGGCCCTGGCCGGCGGGGCGGCCGCCCAGGGCACCAACAAGACGGTCTATTTCCTGACCTGGGGCGGCACCGTCCAGCAGACGCTGGAGAAGGAAGGCTGGGGCAAGAAGTTCACCGAGGCGACGGGCTACACCGTCCAACTGGTGCCCAAGGCGACCGGGCCGGAGATCATCGCGGCCGCCGTCGCCCAGAAGGACAAGCCGCAGGTCGACGTGGTGCAGAGCGACCTGCTGCCCTTCCTGGCCGGCAACGACCAGGGCATCTTCGTGCCGCTCGACGAGAAGGACATCCCCAACATCGCCAAGCTGGCCCCGGTCGCGCGCATCAACGCCAACGCGATCATGACCTATGGCGACGTCATGTCGATCATCTACAACCACGAGGTTTTCGCCCAGAAGAAGTGGGCCGAGCCCAAGGCCGACTGGGCCGAGCTGATGCGGCCGGAATTCAAGGGCGGCCTCGTGCTGCCGCCGGTCAATACCACCTACGGCCTCTATGTCCTGATCACGCTGGCGCGTGTCCATGGCGGCAGCGAGCACCAGATCGGGCCGGGCATGGATGCGCTCAAGAAGCTGGCACCGGGCGTCATCGAATGGCCGACCACCTTTGCCCGCATGGGCCAGTTCCTGCAGGACGGCACGGCCTCGGTCGGCTTCTACAGCTCGTCCTCGGCGGCCGAGATGGCCAAGCGCGGCATCCCGGTGAAGTACGTCGTGCCGAAGCCGCTGTTCTTCACGGGTACCGCTGCCGGCATCATGAAGAACGCGCCCAATCCGGAAGGTGCCAAGGCCTTCCTGAACTGGTGGCTGTCCAAGGAGGTGATGAGCTTCCGGGCAGAGCGCTACGGCAACGTCACCATGAACACCGAGGTGACGAACAACCCGATCCCGGTCGCGGCGCTGAACGACATGCAGCGGATCGACTATGCCCATGTGAATGCCAGCCGCGCCGAATGGATCAAGACCTTCGAGCGTGAAGTGCTGCCGCTGAAATAG
- a CDS encoding ABC transporter ATP-binding protein yields MAATPAGLEAVSLVKRFGQTAAVDGIDIQVRPGEFFTVLGPSGCGKTTFLRLIAGILTPDGGRIAIGGADVSHAPIWSRRIGLVFQNYALFPHMTVAQNVAFGLAMRRVPRAEREPRVERALATVRLEGYGRRKPAELSGGQQQRVALARAIVVEPDLLLLDEPLSNLDARLREDMRSELADLQHRLGITTVLVTHDIHEAFSLSDRVAVMRAGRVEQVGAPTELYDRPANRFVAGFLGPVNEWTGRVERVEGAMAEVAIDGLRACRVPALPGWKPGDPATLVLRPERLSVGPPVEGGLEGRIDQVAHLGNLVNYRIARGGHALLAQTPPGRAGALPLGAAVGLAWDDADLAPVAP; encoded by the coding sequence GTGGCTGCAACTCCGGCAGGGCTGGAGGCCGTTTCGCTCGTCAAGCGATTCGGCCAGACGGCGGCGGTCGACGGCATCGACATCCAGGTCCGGCCGGGCGAGTTCTTCACCGTGCTGGGGCCGTCCGGCTGCGGCAAGACGACCTTCCTGCGCCTGATCGCGGGCATCCTGACGCCGGATGGTGGCCGCATCGCGATCGGCGGTGCCGATGTCAGCCACGCCCCGATCTGGAGCCGGCGGATCGGCCTGGTCTTCCAGAACTACGCCCTCTTCCCGCACATGACGGTGGCCCAGAACGTCGCCTTCGGCCTGGCCATGCGCCGGGTGCCGCGGGCCGAGCGCGAACCCCGGGTGGAGCGCGCGCTGGCGACCGTGCGGCTGGAGGGATATGGCCGGCGCAAGCCGGCAGAGCTGTCGGGCGGCCAGCAGCAGCGCGTGGCGCTTGCCCGCGCCATCGTCGTCGAGCCCGACCTGCTGCTGCTCGACGAGCCGCTGTCGAACCTCGACGCCCGCCTGCGCGAGGACATGCGCAGCGAGCTGGCAGACCTCCAGCACCGGCTGGGCATCACGACGGTGCTCGTCACCCACGACATCCACGAGGCCTTCTCGCTGTCGGACCGGGTTGCCGTGATGCGCGCCGGCCGGGTGGAACAGGTGGGGGCACCGACCGAACTCTACGACCGGCCGGCCAACCGCTTCGTCGCCGGCTTCCTCGGGCCGGTCAACGAATGGACCGGCCGGGTCGAGCGGGTGGAAGGGGCCATGGCCGAGGTCGCGATCGACGGCCTGCGCGCCTGCCGCGTGCCGGCCCTCCCGGGCTGGAAGCCGGGCGACCCGGCCACCCTGGTATTGCGGCCGGAGCGGCTGTCGGTGGGGCCGCCGGTCGAGGGCGGTCTGGAGGGGCGCATCGACCAAGTGGCCCATCTCGGCAACCTGGTGAACTATCGCATCGCTCGCGGCGGGCACGCCCTGCTGGCACAGACGCCGCCCGGCCGCGCCGGCGCGCTGCCGCTGGGGGCGGCGGTCGGCCTCGCCTGGGACGACGCCGACTTGGCGCCGGTCGCCCCGTGA
- a CDS encoding ABC transporter permease produces the protein MSGGAAGRAALGVRLGGGVWLFLGPALALMLAAYLAPLFDTAIISLHPNTPAGIDRSQWTGANFLRLVDSYYWGVLVRTLRVSIIITALSVVLAYPVAVWLAGLSPRAQAWSILVYMSPWFVNAVVKSFGWTLILGNNGLVNNGLRGLGLIDTPIRLMLNETGIVIGLLPGHFLFVLLPLWAALKGLDGNLRWAAMTLGARPWQVFWRVTVPLTLPALLAGAIINFTMNMAAFAAPALLGGTRTRVLSFIAYQVNLEELNWPFGGALAVAMLVVTLGFVLLAQGITARGLAGPRR, from the coding sequence GTGAGTGGCGGGGCAGCCGGGCGGGCCGCGCTCGGCGTCCGGCTCGGCGGCGGGGTGTGGCTGTTCCTCGGGCCGGCGCTGGCGCTGATGCTGGCGGCCTACCTGGCGCCGCTCTTCGATACCGCGATCATCAGCCTCCACCCCAACACGCCGGCCGGCATCGACCGCAGCCAGTGGACCGGGGCCAACTTCCTGCGCCTGGTCGACAGCTACTATTGGGGCGTGCTGGTGCGCACGCTGCGCGTCAGCATCATCATCACGGCGCTGTCGGTCGTGCTGGCCTATCCCGTCGCGGTGTGGCTGGCGGGCCTCAGCCCGCGGGCGCAGGCCTGGTCGATCCTGGTCTACATGTCGCCCTGGTTCGTCAACGCCGTGGTGAAGTCGTTCGGCTGGACGCTGATCCTCGGCAACAACGGGCTGGTCAACAACGGGCTGCGCGGCCTGGGCCTGATCGACACGCCCATTCGGCTGATGCTGAACGAGACCGGCATCGTCATCGGCCTGCTGCCGGGCCATTTCCTCTTCGTGCTGCTGCCGCTTTGGGCGGCGCTCAAGGGGCTGGACGGCAACCTGCGCTGGGCGGCGATGACCCTGGGTGCCCGGCCCTGGCAGGTGTTCTGGCGGGTGACGGTGCCGCTCACGCTGCCGGCCCTGCTGGCCGGGGCCATCATCAACTTCACCATGAACATGGCGGCCTTTGCCGCGCCTGCGCTGCTAGGCGGCACGCGCACGCGGGTCCTGTCCTTCATCGCCTACCAGGTGAACCTGGAGGAGCTGAACTGGCCCTTCGGCGGCGCGCTCGCGGTCGCCATGCTGGTGGTGACGCTGGGCTTCGTGCTGCTGGCCCAGGGCATCACCGCCCGTGGGCTGGCAGGCCCCAGGCGGTGA